One window from the genome of Salvia splendens isolate huo1 chromosome 9, SspV2, whole genome shotgun sequence encodes:
- the LOC121747807 gene encoding polynucleotide 5'-hydroxyl-kinase NOL9-like, with protein sequence MAADSETESPSPQIFIPNEWSTAADLIACGAVSFPIAFVCGPKKSGKTTFARHLVNVLLQRHKRVAFLDTDVGQTEFTPPGLLALTVIDKITPDLTIPCVKTPARCFFFGDISSKRDPTTYLTYIKALYDHYMETEIQGAGLPLVINTPGWVKGIGYEILVEMLRYISVTHVVKLQRLVLARNLPDGAFWLNEGDADATTTTVIEINAPSQNHLTSTAPMREDARLLRDLRLMAYFRQCFPSDTSISTIKELSHALASHPPYEIPISSIKIKHLHCQVATTETFYSLNATIVGMAISSVSEQLPQCVGLGIVRAVDTFKGVLYVITPVPPHILEDVDLLLQGFIQIPISLLQVQGCISPYLSTNVLSTN encoded by the exons ATGGCGGCAGATTCAGAAACCGAGAGCCCTTCGCCACAAATTTTTATTCCTAATGAATGGTCGACCGCAGCCGACTTGATAGCCTGTGGTGCTGTTTCTTTTCCGATTGCTTTTGTATGCGGCCCCAAAAAAAGTGGGAAAACAACTTTTGCACGCCACCTCGTTAATGTCCTTCTTCAGAG GCACAAAAGAGTTGCTTTTCTTGATACTGATGTTGGGCAGACGGAGTTTACTCCGCCTGGTCTCCTAGCACTAACTGTTATTGACAAAATTACCCCAG ATTTGACGATTCCATGCGTGAAAACTCCTGCAAG ATGCTTTTTCTTTGGTGACATCTCCTCTAAAAGAGACCCAACAACCTATTTGACTTATATAAAGGCCCTTTATGATCACTATATGGAAACAGAAATCCAGGGTGCAGGGCTACCACTTGTCATAAATACCCCAGGCTGGGTAAAAG GTATTGGATATGAGATACTGGTGGAAATGCTAAGATATATATCTGTCACACATGTGGTTAAGCTTCAAAGATTGGTTCTCGCTAGGAACTTACCAGATGGGGCATTTTGGTTAAACGAGGGGGATGCTGATGCCACCACCACAACTGTTATTGAGATTAATGCTCCTTCTCAGAACCATTTAACTTCAAC GGCGCCAATGCGAGAGGATGCACGTCTTCTACGAGATCTGCGACTAATGGCGTACTTTAGGCAATGCTTTCCAAGTGATACAAGTATCTCCACGATTAAGGAACTTTCTCATGCATTGGCCTCTCACCCTCCTTATGAGATTCCCATATcaagtataaaaataaaacaccTCCATTGCCAG GTTGCTACAACTGAGACTTTCTACAGTTTGAATGCAACTATAGTTGGGATGGCAATCAGTTCAGTATCTGAGCAATTGCCTCAATGTGTTGGCTTGG GAATCGTGAGAGCAGTTGATACCTTCAAAGGAGTGCTCTATGTTATAACCCCTGTTCCACCTCATATTTTGGAAGATGTTGATTTGTTACTTCAAGGATTCATTCAAATTCCTATTTCTTTACTGCAG gTGCAGGGCTGTATTTCCCCATACTTGTCTACGAACGTACTTTCTACTAATTAG
- the LOC121747806 gene encoding probable myosin-binding protein 6, with protein MPNELLKWLWEQPLASFPNSLHNSIVQCFMIVLLFVDRLLSFVSTEFARLFGLHLPCLLCPHNPADLYYNESICDAHKRNVSSLGFCAVHSKLSDIRSMCHVCIVSFATEKDSDCDKYKAVAAILNKDIDRIVDDDRRAALLRRLKKDDDDKGGDPNLWCSCCGEPLKLRASKKFLRSLSTKSPASSPRLSWLPNRNDETPRSRYLELEAPQNDAITPFLQDDPNRTPKWLMSWSSKKLNFDKVDTPVEPLDIMKPLNEVDSDVLSRLKQQGNLDQDSLMALYVELDNERSVAAVAANNAMAMITRIQQEKAAIQMEALQYQRMMEEQAEYDEEALDLMRDMLITKEDDVKTLESELEAYRVKYGPIGKYGSDICEFDADEDSMEMKSQSSCLSEKLSDYHSF; from the coding sequence ATGCCGAACGAGCTACTGAAATGGCTCTGGGAGCAGCCCCTCGCCTCCTTCCCCAATTCCCTCCACAACTCCATCGTCCAATGCTTCATGATCGTCCTCCTCTTCGTCGACCGCCTCCTCTCCTTCGTCTCCACCGAGTTCGCCCGCCTCTTCGGCCTCCACCTGCCCTGCCTCCTCTGCCCCCACAACCCTGCTGACCTCTACTACAACGAATCCATCTGCGACGCCCACAAGCGCAACGTCTCCTCCCTCGGCTTCTGCGCCGTCCACTCCAAGCTCTCCGACATCCGCTCCATGTGCCACGTCTGCATCGTCTCCTTCGCCACCGAGAAGGATTCCGACTGCGACAAGTATAAGGCCGTCGCCGCCATTCTGAACAAGGACATTGATCGGATTGTGGATGACGACCGCCGCGCTGCCCTGCTCCGCCGCCTTAAGAAGGATGACGACGATAAGGGAGGCGATCCCAATTTGTGGTGCTCTTGCTGCGGGGAGCCCCTCAAGCTCAGGGCTTCCAAGAAGTTTCTGAGGAGTTTGTCGACCAAGTCCCCGGCTTCGTCTCCAAGGCTGTCGTGGCTGCCCAATAGGAACGATGAGACGCCTCGGTCGAGGTACCTGGAGCTGGAGGCGCCACAGAATGATGCAATCACACCATTCTTGCAAGACGATCCTAACAGAACTCCTAAATGGCTGATGAGCTGGAGCAGCAAGAAACTAAATTTTGACAAAGTGGATACCCCTGTTGAGCCCTTGGACATAATGAAACCTCTCAACGAGGTGGACAGCGACGTTCTCAGTCGTCTCAAGCAGCAAGGCAATCTCGACCAAGACTCCCTGATGGCGCTGTACGTGGAGCTGGACAATGAGAGGAGCGTTGCTGCTGTGGCCGCCAACAATGCAATGGCTATGATCACTCGGATCCAGCAGGAGAAGGCCGCTATCCAGATGGAAGCGCTTCAGTACCAGAGGATGATGGAGGAGCAAGCAGAGTACGACGAGGAGGCCTTGGACCTCATGAGAGACATGCTCATCACCAAGGAAGATGATGTCAAAACGCTCGAGTCTGAGCTTGAGGCCTACAGAGTGAAATACGGGCCTATCGGGAAGTATGGTAGCGACATTTGCGAATTTGATGCTGATGAGGATTCCATGGAGATGAAGTCTCAGTCGTCGTGTTTAAGTGAGAAATTGTCAGACTATCATAGTTTTTGA